From Plasmodium falciparum 3D7 genome assembly, chromosome: 9, one genomic window encodes:
- a CDS encoding DNA primase large subunit, putative translates to MIIRKKSLSGIPHEKGKLNEKKLQNITIKNYEITNDESKKAFFDYYSCIYPFNMPISLYKYPPIFGYCSLSDFQEIGAKRLALLQFLDTCTISGDDEKDQYTNLRKTDKNYSLNNTTDNKNKIIRQKIYEYKFGIQSMKDYNKEEMENIIMTDLLSHYILRIAFSKDKEKQQWFLKQELKLFTFRLNELKNINVLNSQNISESERGLVHLLKRENIHYESITKPSISYGNKNDEWEKYTEFIPNKDTIQKLFKVPFYPDAYFLVRDHKVVVEKGVAYVPDIYLDIILTVQFKLNIKESFKYLDHNEKMLLKIQNDPRISTFLSSLPKAYVAKDFRQNYEHTQDTRLSPQNLYSVYKQSFPPCMRRIFVNYIKDKHLKHWGRQQLWLFLKGAGMTLDENIQTNRSIWLQPDKFDKEHRYNIRYMYGKEGKKTDFSPYNCSKIINNFPVPSSNDIHGCPFKNFDESHLKSLLYFFGLSDEQIKSIMPLKRNNEYQMACVKFFMETHPGSVGDGVGNHPNSYYVESRKYYKSKTSGSEKIIN, encoded by the exons atgataataagaaaaaagtcCTTAAGTGGAATTCCACATGAGAAGGGGAAATTGAATGAGAAAAAGCTTCAGAATATTACAATAAAGAATTATGAAATAACAAATGATGAAAGTAAGAAAGCCttttttgattattataGTTGTATATATCCATTTAATATGCCCATcagtttatataaatatcctCCCATATTTGGTTATTGTAGTTTAAGTGATTTTCAAGAGATTGGAGCAAAAAGGTTAGCTTTGTTACAATTTTTAGATACTTGTACCATTTCAGGAGATGATGAGAAAGATCAATATACTAATTTAAGAAAAACTGATAAGAAttattctttaaataatacaacagataataagaataaaataataagacagaaaatttatgaatataaatttgGTATACAATCCATGAAagattataataaagaagaaatggaaaatattattatgacagATTTATTAtctcattatattttaagaatAGCTTTTTcaaaagataaagaaaaacaacAATGGTTTTTAAAACaagaattaaaattatttacctTTAGATTAAATgaattgaaaaatattaatgtttTAAATTCCCAAAATATAAGTGAAAGTGAAAGAGGTTTAgttcatttattaaaacgAGAAAATATTCATTACGAATCTATAACAAAACCATCCATATCATAtggtaataaaaatgatgaatggGAGAAATATACAGAATTTATTCCTAATAAAGATACTatacaaaaattatttaaagtaCCATTTTATCCTGATGCTTATTTCTTAGTCAGAGATCATAAAGTAGTTGTTGAAAAAGGTGTAGCATATGTAccagatatatatttagatattatattaacagtacaatttaaattaaatattaaagaatcttttaaatatttagatcataatgaaaaaatgctTTTAAAGATTCAAAACGATCCAAGAATTTCTACCTTCTTATCATCTTTACCTAAAGCATATGTAGCCAAAGATTTCAGACAAAATTATGAACACACACAAGATACTAGATTGTCTCCTCAAAACCTTTATAGCGTATATAAACAATCCTTTCCACCATGTATGCGACGTATCTTTGTTAATTATATCAAAGATAAACATTTAAAACATTGGGGAAGACAACAATTATGGTTATTTCTTAAAGGTGCAGGTATGACACTGGACGAAAATATACAAACGAATAGATCTATATGGTTACAACCTGATAAATTTGATAAAGAAcatagatataatataagaTATATGTATGGTAAAGAAGGTAAAAAAACAGATTTTAGTCCATATAACTGttctaaaattataaataacttTCCTGTACCATCTTCAAATGATATACACGGTTGtccttttaaaaattttgatgAGTCTCATCTTAAAagtcttctttatttttttggacTAAGTGATGAACAAATTAAATCTATTATGCCTCTCAAAAGAAATAATGAATACCAAATGGCGTGTGTAAAATTCTTTATGGAAACACACCCAGGATCTGTTGGTGATGGGGTTGGAAACCATCCTAATTCATATTACGTGGAAAGTAGAAA GTATTATAAATCCAAAACGTCAGGATccgaaaaaataataaattga
- a CDS encoding phosphatidylinositol N-acetylglucosaminyltransferase, putative, with protein sequence MNGTHKNENKKRKWKKILYEDQDYADNYVHNSFLSSLLTNFGIKYKYSHVCHSMLCINHQIMIVLFLLISYYCIDKNVITQNFIYAVNIVIIILKEILIYQNHNSLNNSLKNVLDAIIIIGIIWLLSPVLISLTQTHSDNTVYLVSIMLLLIHLMFHKYGFIYEKNENIDIFDATSLSCVVIASVILGSRLASIEQVFSFLFVSSILFFYSPFIFQTIALKNINYYNYVLFPFLFVILSLCIRSISITLFYVNLIGQFFLLFIVPAFFVKKHNLKTKLEGPWDICGVPSSKK encoded by the exons ATGAACGGAActcataaaaatgaaaat aaaaaaagaaaatggaaaaaaattttatacgAAGATCAGGACTATGCCGACAATTATGTTCATAACAGTTTTTTGAGTTCTCTCCTAACAAAtt ttggaataaaatataagtattCTCATGTTTGTCATAGCATGTTATGTATCAACCATCAAATTATGATTGTCctctttcttttaatttcatattattgtaTAGATAAAAACGTGATTACACAAAA ttTCATATATGCAGTTAACATCGTCATAATCATATTGAAAGAGATATTAATTTACCAAAATCATAACTCCTTAAAca acTCTTTGAAGAATGTTTTAGAcgccattattattataggaATAATATGG tTATTATCACCAGTTCTTATAAGTTTAACACAAACTCATAGTGATAACACAGTTTATTTAGTGTCCATAA TGCTGTTATTAATACATCTCATGTTCCATAAATATGGATTTATATATGA AAAGaatgaaaatatagatatattcgATGCTACTTCTTTAAGTTGTGTTGTAATTGCGAGTGTTATATTAGGTTCACGCCTTGCTTCAATAGAACAG GTTTTTTCGTTTCTATTCGTATCTTCcat tctttttttttattccccCTTTATATTTCAAACAATAGca ttaaaaaatataaattattacaattatgttttatttccATTTTTGTTTGTGATTTTATCTTTATGTATAAGAAGTATTTCTATTACCTTATTTTACGTAAATTTGATcgg GCAATTCTTTTTGCTTTTTATCGTGCCTGCGTTTTTTGTCAAGAAACATAATTTGAAAAC aAAACTCGAAGGTCCTTGGGATATATGTGGAGTGCCTTCatcaaagaaataa